A stretch of the Teredinibacter haidensis genome encodes the following:
- a CDS encoding DUF1780 domain-containing protein, with translation MNDEEFITERVEAMEESVRYYSADKKAERERWVASTFLENLNISHSVEDIINPDIDPPDAVIFGSDFEIKEILDFGRKRHKEYKKELERIKSITDPKDLFTMHSPKDMSIEDIFQKCVVELEKLDKKYPKEVKESLNLLFYVNLQHICHIFEEPFPNASSLKDFGWKSVSFIKGKIACSFYANEHAPKWIKDNVGRIVHAQC, from the coding sequence ATGAACGACGAAGAATTTATAACAGAACGAGTAGAGGCAATGGAAGAATCCGTCCGTTATTATTCTGCGGATAAGAAAGCTGAGCGGGAGCGTTGGGTTGCCTCTACTTTTCTTGAAAATTTGAATATCTCTCACTCTGTTGAAGATATCATTAATCCAGATATTGATCCCCCTGATGCAGTGATTTTTGGAAGTGATTTTGAAATAAAAGAGATCCTTGATTTCGGTCGGAAACGTCATAAAGAATATAAAAAGGAGCTAGAAAGAATTAAATCAATTACTGACCCAAAGGATCTTTTTACAATGCATTCACCTAAGGATATGAGCATTGAAGATATCTTCCAAAAATGTGTGGTTGAGTTAGAAAAGTTGGATAAAAAATACCCAAAAGAAGTTAAGGAATCCCTTAATTTATTGTTCTACGTCAACCTACAGCATATATGTCATATTTTTGAAGAGCCTTTCCCTAATGCATCATCTCTAAAAGATTTTGGCTGGAAATCAGTTTCCTTCATTAAAGGTAAAATAGCTTGCTCCTTTTACGCTAACGAGCACGCGCCGAAGTGGATAAAAGACAATGTCGGCAGAATAGTTCATGCTCAATGCTAA
- a CDS encoding lysozyme inhibitor LprI family protein, whose amino-acid sequence MIRIILLLTAFLSNASLAASFDCSKADRELDKTICLNKNLSKLDEDMSSYYFKLKETLNEKKSDKFLKNQRVWLKQRAVECGFNDATCLVELYKTRILELRKEHENLIPYTYSKKSMFQGVKGACSFDTEVIFDDTKIYAGGSYSGKKINFQIDQSGHQATQFEVIVNSPNNPVALILGAYEPSVWNIAWTQGTKISAVVATGYHRQAVAGLPQDTPILISSYDNRGPCGYVYVAEKNLRKINPLSRKVFNKDVTLVHYASKGSLVFGDQINHNDKLFTSKDTPPELFFDKTVPLAGQAGLEDFVRKGLIRKATVQDSERWAQMKAEMHKDELPPVASGSISSTFRPRSIHNGYVILKEITIPSGLYGGNSATFFLNKGVPFPKGKLGHSTLYNFNTKSCSGTGCRR is encoded by the coding sequence ATGATTAGAATTATATTACTTCTTACAGCATTTCTATCAAATGCATCCCTTGCTGCAAGTTTTGATTGCAGTAAGGCTGACCGAGAACTAGATAAAACAATTTGCTTGAATAAAAATTTAAGTAAACTTGATGAGGATATGTCTTCCTATTATTTTAAACTTAAAGAAACCCTTAATGAGAAAAAGTCCGATAAATTCCTTAAGAATCAAAGGGTATGGCTAAAGCAGAGAGCAGTAGAGTGTGGTTTCAATGATGCTACTTGTCTAGTGGAACTTTACAAAACGAGAATTCTAGAGCTTAGAAAGGAACACGAAAACCTTATTCCATATACATATTCAAAGAAAAGTATGTTTCAAGGTGTGAAAGGTGCGTGTAGCTTTGATACTGAAGTGATTTTTGATGATACAAAGATTTATGCTGGCGGATCTTATAGCGGTAAAAAAATCAACTTTCAAATCGATCAAAGTGGGCATCAAGCAACTCAATTTGAGGTGATTGTTAACTCTCCCAATAATCCAGTAGCATTAATTTTAGGGGCTTATGAACCCTCTGTTTGGAATATAGCCTGGACACAAGGAACAAAAATATCTGCTGTTGTTGCCACTGGCTATCATAGGCAAGCCGTTGCAGGTCTACCTCAAGATACACCAATATTAATAAGTTCCTATGATAATCGTGGCCCGTGTGGTTACGTCTATGTAGCAGAAAAAAATCTAAGGAAAATTAACCCTCTGTCTAGGAAGGTTTTTAATAAAGATGTGACATTAGTGCATTATGCCAGTAAAGGTAGCTTGGTTTTTGGTGACCAGATTAATCATAATGACAAATTGTTTACATCTAAAGATACTCCACCGGAATTATTCTTTGATAAAACCGTTCCATTAGCAGGTCAGGCCGGTTTAGAAGATTTTGTCAGGAAGGGATTAATTCGAAAAGCTACTGTACAAGACTCTGAGCGGTGGGCACAAATGAAAGCTGAGATGCATAAAGATGAATTGCCGCCAGTAGCTTCAGGCTCTATCTCATCAACATTTCGACCAAGAAGTATTCATAACGGGTATGTAATACTTAAGGAAATTACTATTCCTTCAGGCCTATACGGTGGTAATTCTGCCACTTTCTTTTTAAACAAAGGTGTTCCATTTCCGAAGGGAAAACTAGGCCATTCTACGTTGTATAATTTCAATACCAAGTCTTGTTCGGGCACTGGCTGTCGTAGATAG
- a CDS encoding restriction endonuclease — protein sequence MISPFKHIDSNMSSKEFEIAVCNWVNSCGKDLKNIEVLHDQKISAHDGTYQIDVLATFNAFEDAEFKVLVECKKHGRKIERSYVQELHGKLQSLGAQKAILCSTTGFQSGALEYAKAHKIALVLISSEGARYETRMLTVEDLHNPIGASDETTAWLVEQTGENKATVTRLNLFTDSFSMFIQGQP from the coding sequence ATGATATCGCCTTTTAAACATATTGATTCGAATATGAGCTCGAAAGAATTCGAAATTGCGGTTTGTAACTGGGTGAATTCTTGTGGAAAAGACCTCAAAAATATCGAAGTCCTGCATGATCAAAAAATTTCGGCGCACGATGGCACTTACCAAATAGATGTGCTTGCTACATTCAATGCATTTGAAGATGCGGAGTTTAAAGTTCTTGTAGAATGTAAGAAACACGGACGAAAAATTGAAAGATCATATGTACAAGAATTACATGGGAAATTACAGTCCCTAGGGGCGCAAAAGGCTATATTGTGCTCAACCACTGGGTTTCAATCCGGCGCGTTAGAGTACGCAAAAGCACACAAAATAGCTTTGGTTTTAATTTCTTCGGAAGGTGCGAGGTATGAGACCCGGATGTTAACAGTAGAAGACTTACATAACCCTATTGGAGCTAGTGATGAAACTACCGCTTGGCTGGTGGAGCAAACAGGTGAGAACAAGGCCACGGTTACTCGTCTCAATTTATTTACTGATAGCTTCAGTATGTTTATTCAAGGTCAGCCCTAA